A genomic window from Lotus japonicus ecotype B-129 chromosome 1, LjGifu_v1.2 includes:
- the LOC130732385 gene encoding uncharacterized protein LOC130732385, whose product MERSTPVRKPHTSTADLLTWSETPPSDSPAPASSAPRSHQPSDGIRKVVFGGQVTDEEVESLNKRKPCSESKMKEITGSGIFVANGEDDTAEDGSANPQNKTGIRMYQQAVAGISHISFGEEGSLLPKKPSSLPEVAKQRELSGTLESEDHKLNKQLSDAKCKELSGHDIFAPPPEIKPRPITARVLELKGSIDIGELAPSQADGDGTTKTAKKIYKEKFADLSGNDIFRGEVPPSSTEKSLSGAKLREISGSNIFADGKVESRDFLGGVRKPPGGESSIALV is encoded by the exons ATGGAGAGGAGCACTCCGGTGAGGAAACCTCACACTTCAACCGCAGATCTGCTCACTTGGTCCGAAACTCCACCGTCTGATTCACCAGCTCCTGCTTCCTCTGCACCTCGTTCTCACCAG CCGTCGGATGGGATCAGGAAGGTGGTGTTTGGTGGTCAGGTCACCGATGAAGAGGTTGAGAGCTTAAACAAACG GAAGCCTTGTTCGGAGTCTAAGATGAAGGAGATCACTGGTAGTGGAATATTTGTGGCCAATGGGGAGGATGACACTGCAGAAGATGGCAGTGCCAACCCTCAAAATAAAACCGGAATACGCATGTATCAG CAAGCTGTTGCGGGAATCAGTCATATCTCCTTTGGTGAGGAAGGGAGCCTTTTGCCAAAAAAACCCTCTTCTTTGCCTGAGGTTGCCAAGCAGCGTGAGCTGAGTGGAACTCTGGAAAGTGAAGACCACAAATTGAACAAGCAGCTTTCGGATGCTAAGTGCAAGGAACTTAGTGGTCATGACATATTTGCTCCACCACCAGAAATCAAACCCCGACCAATAACTGCTCGCGTACTGGAGTTGAAAGGGAGCATAGATATTGGAGAGCTTGCTCCAAGTCAG GCCGATGGGGATGGTACTACCAAGACAGCAAAGAAGATTTACAAAGAGAAATTTGCAGACCTTTCAGGAAATGACATTTTCAGGGGTGAAGTGCCACCTTCCTCCACTGAGAAATCGCTGAGTGGTGCTAAACTGCGCGAGATAAGTGGCAGTAACATCTTTGCTGATGGAAAGGTGGAATCTAGAGACTTCCTGGGCGGTGTACGGAAACCACCTGGTGGAGAGAGCAGCATTGCCTTGGTATAA